A window from Mycolicibacterium tokaiense encodes these proteins:
- a CDS encoding SDR family oxidoreductase: MESGGDRYTPDARTPAPPPKVVLVTGACRFLGGYLTARLAADPAIDRVIAVDAVTPSKDLLRRMGRAEFVRADIRNPFIAKVIRNGDVDTVVHAAAASYAPRSGGRATLKELNVMGAMQLFAACQKAPSVRRVVLKSTSEVYGSSPYDPVMFTEDSSARRPPRDGFARDSIDIEGYARGLSRRRPDIAVTLLRLANMIGPAMDTALSRYLAGPVVPTVVGRDARLQLLHEQDALGVLELATRAGKAGTFNVGAGGIIMMSQAIRRSGRLALPLPSAGVRLMDSLLRAASGTEFNRDQLAYMSYGRVMDTTRMRTDLGYEPKWTTVEAFDDYVRGRGLTPIIDPRWVRSVEGRAVAAAQRWGS; the protein is encoded by the coding sequence GGACCCCTGCTCCTCCGCCCAAAGTCGTTCTCGTCACGGGCGCATGCCGGTTCCTGGGCGGGTACCTGACCGCACGTCTGGCGGCGGACCCCGCCATCGACCGGGTGATCGCGGTGGATGCTGTCACCCCGAGCAAAGACCTGCTGCGGCGGATGGGCCGCGCCGAGTTCGTGCGCGCTGACATCCGGAATCCGTTCATCGCCAAGGTGATTCGTAATGGCGATGTCGACACCGTGGTGCACGCCGCCGCAGCGTCGTATGCCCCGCGTTCCGGCGGGCGGGCCACCCTCAAAGAGCTCAACGTGATGGGCGCGATGCAGTTGTTCGCCGCCTGCCAGAAGGCGCCGTCGGTGCGCCGGGTGGTGCTGAAGTCCACCTCCGAGGTCTACGGCTCGAGCCCGTACGACCCGGTGATGTTCACCGAGGACAGCAGCGCCCGCCGTCCGCCCCGGGACGGCTTCGCCCGCGACAGCATTGACATCGAGGGGTATGCGCGCGGACTCTCGCGGCGCCGTCCGGACATCGCGGTGACCCTGCTGCGGTTGGCCAACATGATCGGCCCCGCCATGGACACCGCGCTGTCGCGTTATCTGGCCGGCCCGGTGGTGCCCACGGTGGTGGGGCGCGACGCCCGGCTGCAGCTGCTGCACGAGCAGGACGCGCTGGGGGTGCTGGAACTGGCCACCAGGGCAGGCAAGGCCGGCACGTTCAACGTCGGTGCCGGCGGCATCATCATGATGTCGCAGGCGATCCGGCGCTCCGGACGGCTGGCGCTTCCGCTGCCGTCGGCAGGGGTTCGGCTGATGGATTCGCTGTTGCGGGCCGCCAGCGGTACGGAGTTCAACCGCGACCAGTTGGCGTACATGAGCTACGGACGGGTCATGGACACCACCCGGATGCGCACCGACCTGGGCTACGAGCCGAAGTGGACGACGGTGGAGGCGTTCGACGACTATGTCCGCGGCCGGGGTTTGACTCCGATAATCGACCCGCGGTGGGTACGCTCGGTGGAGGGTCGCGCTGTGGCGGCAGCGCAGCGTTGGGGCAGCTAG